The Glycine soja cultivar W05 chromosome 4, ASM419377v2, whole genome shotgun sequence genomic sequence taataattattttaaaaatcttacataagtaatttataattggttgataatgtaaaaattacattgttaatcatacataaaaattaaactcatttgaaaagagaaaaaaaatatatagacaccccataaattttatatgttttgtgtattgattttaaactttttaatttgtCCTGACTGcttctaaataaatttatttaaaatgtatcGATagtgtacacatttttttttcaaataattacttCAACAATTATATCTAAACTCTAAATTGATATTTAGTTATTTAACAGTGTAAAAATTCTTGTGGATTTTTCTAATAATCTATATTTGTAGTTCATTCATTAAGAGTGTAAAAATCTTTAGTATTTCATAATTATTGATGTAAGTGTAAACTTTTGAAATGAAGAACCATATCCAGTAACGAACAAATAGCTCAACCAGACGAATTCAAATGCAGCCAAGTGAATAATTACTAATGCCAATTCcgcataaaatttatttggataCCCCGTCTTAAGATTTATGGGTGAACCAACAATAAGAAAACTCAGTCCTGAGGACTGGGAAGTATAATGAAATATTTGTCGTGTGGTTGCTGGACAAGTTGCAAAACAGAATAATAACTtccaatagaagaaaaaaatgattgctAACCTAATGGATTTTGGCGCCGGCGATTGTAAAAAATTGATCGGTTGGATGGGATCTATATTTTCAGAGCTACTAATAGTGTGAAAGCAACCAACACATTGTTGGTATGAATGAAATTCAGCttgaattttttaagtaatgtttggaatttgaatttttcaataaaaaaattattagaagatattaggaaaaattcaaaattttatatcaacTAGAGATAGtgttatagaatatataagtgggaTAATCATTCCCTCATGACACTCATTGGTGATTGTTTTCAGTCATTCAccgagattaatttttttaaggagaTCTGTTGACACTCATTGGTGAATTTACTTTCTTTCCACTAGGGTTTTTTCATATAATCAAGATTTGAACCTGACTAATTGTTTAAGGGACTTGACTCCATTGCTACTCAGATGAATCTCTCGTTGGTTGAAAAATTATAGTTGAATAGCATCtgaaaaaaaatctctaaaaaaCTACTTGTTCACATACtgctataataatttattttaactcaaACAAACTTGATTTGTCCTTGTAATGaactatctatttttttttttcttcagttcATCAATCATCATATGCCACGGGCCTAAGGAGGAGTACATTCTCCCCCAGTTGTGAAAGCATATCCTACTATTGTCAGTCCTGACGCAAGGCCCAATATTTAACACCAAAATGTATAAATTCTGAGTAGCAGTAACAACAACCAGTTAATGCCAGCTCCAGATAAACGGCTAGAATCTTCGGCCTTGTCAATTTCAGCCATGGGACCTATACAAATTTGATTTATTCGGATAATGTTTTATTAACATAAGGTAAGGGAGGGATTGATGATAACTACAAGGTCAAATAAAAAGTCACCATCGATGACTTACAGGGGAAACTGatagcacaagaatattataacaattaacaaatcaacataaaaaaaataaaaagagttgaGGCCAAACTAGCTGTTTTACCAGATGTGAAGAACAATTAAATAATTGGCACGGTGGGCAAAGCAAGATTCACTCCTTGGTTGAACCACTTGatcaaaattttgtaaatttctCTTTCTATCTATCTCTATCTGGGAGcaagtataatatataattgaaacaATTAATTACAGTTGGAAGTTCAAGGTTTCAAGCTAGCTAGAGGTATTTATAAAATCCCAGTGGGTGGTATTGGAAGCTATATACATAACATAACATATATGTTTGTATATAAGAGAAGTGGAAGAGGGAGAAGGAGGGAAGGTGATATTAAGGGAAATGAAGAGGAGCAGAGATATGGAGAAGAGATCAGAGATAAATTCTGCAATTGAAGAGTTGTCTATGCTGGTTATAGTCAAACCTGAAGGAAATCATAAGATTGCACACATCCCCACAAAGCCTTTCCTATCTCTATGTTACTTGGTTCTACAAGTTATTGGTGGGTTTgcactttgtttttatttgaaaacatgAATGTGATGTAacaccaaacacaatgtcatgaTGCTTGATTAATGCTCTCTTGCAGATAAGATAGGACCAACCATGGCTGTTTTGAGACAAGACGTTTCCCAGAATATTAAGGTACATAcagattaaattttaaactcttTGATTCAGTTCAATTTACTTGAAGGGAAACTATCTCTGCATGATAATTTTTTGGATCTTCTACATTTTTGTGTTTCTTGTCTATTTGTTTGAGGTGTATCGACTGCTAGTTTTTCAGTTAACATATAATTGTACattgatcattttttatttattatctacCAATTATTGGCTTATGCTTTTAAGTTCTATTTCACTGCAGAGGTTGGAAGTGATGCATGAATTGAATCCCTCGATGAATTCAAATTTGGTTGAAATATTGAAATCAGAAGCTACCAAAGGCAAAGCAAGGAAGAGGTCTAGTTGTAGTAAAGCCTTTCTTTGGCTCACTAGGTaaacatatattatattgttgttttcttttccaACTCTGTTATTCCCTCACACTTAGTTTTAGGATGTATCATCATTTTCAGCTCTAAAAATTGTTGAGAAAAAACAGGCTAACAACTGTTACTCAGATTAAAAGAAAACAGCAGAAATTATCTTTCCTTGTATAGTGTATACTTTCCCTATGTGTAAGTTGCTTAATAAATACAGATGTGCCACTCTGCAGGTCCCTGGATTTCTCCTCAGCATTGTTACAATCACTAGAAAACGATCCTAAAAAGGATTTGGAGCAAATAATTCAAGAATGTTATGATGCAACCTTGTCACCATGGCATGGATGGATTTCGTCAGCTGCTTTCAGAGTAATAACCATTTGTTCAAtcaattttatgcttttgatggATTTTACAGGCTAACCTATATGTTTCACTTTCACTTTCACCTCAGCTTGTCTGGTCCAGggcaatttatttattaacttttttaccTCATGAAATCCTGTGTTTTATATAAAACTTGCCCAGTTTAGCATAGTGACCAAAATTGTGCAATTGGTTCTTGCTGAACTAACAGAAATAGTACTTCAGGTGGCTAAAAAACTAGTGCCAGATAGTAAAACTTTGATGGATCTCCTCaaggaaaaagatgaaaactGTGAAACCCTAAAGGAGAAAATGCAGATCTTGGTTTCCTTGCTTGTGCCATTTCTTGAGGATGTTCATTGTATTCTTGTAAGCTTAATTTTATGCTTCCTAACATAAAATCAATCCATCATGCTCATTCAATTTCCTGTCATCTTACCTTATGAATATTAATTTTGCAGAAAATTTATAACTTGGACAGGATTAAGTCAACCTGAAGATAGAAGAACTGATATACAGCTTTGTGTAGTACTGTAGACACAGCTATGTAGTGTATATTTTGGCTTCCTTCCCCCGCTGTTTTCATGTAAAtagtttgtataaaaaaaattgcgtcAACACAGCTATGCAGTTACAAGTTTGGTTTCGGCTGCTCAATATAGATTTTATACATCAAATTTGTATATAAGTTGAattctaagttttattttgtctaCATGAAAGATCTAATTTAGAGCCATGTTACATCCAAAACGTGCAAAGTTAATTATAGTTGAGTATGAGAAATGTGAAAGTTCTATTTATACACAAGAAAGGGTGAATTATGTTAGTTTAagaaaagtatttttcaaaCCAAAGGAGGAAACCGCATTGAGATAAAGTTGGCTTTGTGTTTCACTTTCACCCACAAGCTCACAATCCCCTGTTTCATCTAAATTTGAAGGACGAAGATGTTATTGATCAAACTCAACCGTGAGATCAAAGAGATTCATGctatttcaataataatttataataaaatttatggaGAAATCCACTACTCAATGGTCATAGTTGACTAATGTCTATGAATTACATTTATGTTTTGCTGTTATTGAGCCCAGCCATTTATTCTTATATTGGGTTATTAAATGATATCTCGGCGTTTGGTTTAGGAGTAACTTATAACTGAAGTCTTGTGATTGCAAATAcgtcacttttatttttctctcctaaGATTTGTTGCTTCCACAGACAGAATATTAAACGATCCTCCAAATAAAGTGGTCAGCATGACCATTTTTATTTTGCACAATAATTTCACGATTGAACACACTCGATTGAATAATCATACCTTCATTGCGTCAAAAATCCCATAATAACCAATTAATTCCCGGGTCTGTCCTCACACAAAATTGCAGGGTGGATGCCTGAACTTTAGTACTTTACAATAGATGACACGTACAGCATCATTAAAATTCTATCCATCAAATGATTGATGTTCAATGCACATGCTCAAGTGTAGATCAAGTCCATCCTCACAATGAGTTTTTGAAGTCACGTGAATTATAAGGAGGATCTTGAAGTGCAATAATTGCTGCAGCTAAGCCAGCATTGCTTGCTATGTTTGGCTCTGTGAACTTTTGCTTGGTCCTTTGATCCATGAAATCATCATTAGTGTCTGGCCCTCCCACCATGGCTCCCAAAAGAACTTTTGGATTTAGGTCTTTAGAGTTTAGCCATTGCTTACCTTTGTCGCAAGTGTAGGGTTGGTTATTCCAAGGGATTGATGCACTTTTGTGATGAACCTGGAGAGGAAATCATAGAAAAGTTTAAAGAATAAGTctgatatattttattcatagaatagtattatatatatatatatatatatatatatatataaaagggtcCTATAATTTCTTATCTATTAAAGGAATGATAGTTGTATAAATCTGCATAAATTATCTCAGTTGTAATAAAGTCTAATTTATAGTTAACATAATATTTGATTgcctaatattaattaatagaatatttgacatttttaacACCCCACTCAAGTTGGTGCATGGATATCACACATTCCCAACTTGAACAGAGACTTATTAAACACTCACTCCTTTGGTGAGAACATCAGCCAACTGTAATTTAGATATTACAAAGGGAAAGAAAATTATTCCAGCTTCAAGTTTGTCTTTGATGAAATGTCTATCAATCTCCACATGCTTTGTTCTATCATGTTGGACAGGATTGTGAGCAATTGCTATAGCCGATGTATTGTCATAGTACAAACTCATAGTTTCATTTGGTTTAAAACCCAAATCtgataatacatttttaagCCACAAAAGTTCACATACACCGAGTGTCTTGCCTCTGAATTCAACACTAGATCTTGCTACAGGCTGTTTTTTACTCCTCCAAGTTACGAGATTTCCTCCTACAAAAGTAAAGTATCCAGAGGTAGATCTTTTATAATCTTTTGAACATGCCCCAATCTGCATTAGTGTATCCTTCTACCTTTAAGTTTCCATGGTTTGAGAACAAAATTCCTTTTCCAAGAGTGGACTTCAAATATCTCAAAATCCTCTCGCATCCATATGAAGCTTTCGTGGGTCATGCATAAATTGACGACTAACGACATTCACTGCATAGGTAATATCTAGACGTGTATGCGacaaataaattagttttcctACCAGCCTTTGGTCTGTCTCTCCCTCTGTCTATGCTTGCTAAATTTGAGCATTGAAAGAGTTTATGATTTTGTTCGATTGGTGTATCAACTGATTTACTTCCAAGCAGTCAAGTTTCGATAGTAAGTCAAGAGTATATTTTCTTTGGCATAGGAAAATACCGTGTTTTGATCTAGCTACCTCAATatccaaaaaatatttgagTTTTCCAAGTTGtttcatctcaaattcaaaTGCAAGGTATTGTTGCAAACTAGAAATCTCATCTTGGTCATTCCCTGtaacaatcatgtcatctacatatcatctacatatataATCAAAGCTGTAATTTTTCCTTTACCTCTCTTCAAAAATAAGGTGTGATCAAAGTAGCCAAAAGCCTTCATAGACTAGGTAAACCTTCCAAACCATGCTCTTGGGAATTGTTTTAATCCATATAGAGCCTTCTTTAATTTGCAAACCTTCATTCCATTTGAATCTGTCATGCCTGGTGGGGAATCCATAtaaatttcttctaaaatttcTCCATGTAGGAAAGCATTTTTCACATCAAATTGTTGAAGAGGCCAATCTTGGTTTGCTGCTAACGACAAAAGTATTCTTACAGTGTTGAGCTTGGCTACTGGTGCAAACGTCTGAGTGTAACCTTTAGCCACAAGTCGTGCTTTATACCTCTCAATAGTTTCATCAGCTTTGTGTTTGATTGTAAATACCCATTTGCAGCCCACAGTTTTCTTTCCTCTTGGTAAGGACACAAGATCCcaagtgttgttttttttttctaaagttgTCATCTCATCAACCATTGCTTCAGTCCATCTAGGATCTGCCAAAGCTTCCTGTATATTACTAGGAATAGAAATTGAAGATAATTGAGATACAAATGATGCATATGATTGGGATAACTTGTGATATGACACATATTTACTAATGAGATATTTAACTTTGGCTTGGAGGTCTGGTTCATATTTAGTTGGAGGTTGACCACGATTAGAGTGGGGTGGAAGATTATATTGGACAATAGTAGACTCAGTGTTTGGTGTGCTGGTGGTCTCACACAGACAAGGATCACTTTCATGATCGGTTTCATCTAAATTAGTATTATCAAGGGTAGGATCAAGAAAAACAATTTCATGATCAGTTTCATCTGCATTAGTATTATTAGAGATAGGATCAGAAGGTACCTCTGAAGAGTCAAGCCAAACCTGTGGAGAAGATTGAGccaattggttatgatcaaaaGACACTTATTATCCAAAACAAAATTGTCCATCTTTAGGATTGACTCACTTCCTGCAGAATGATCCTCACACGATAATTTATCtttacaatataatt encodes the following:
- the LOC114410338 gene encoding glycolipid transfer protein 3-like; its protein translation is MKRSRDMEKRSEINSAIEELSMLVIVKPEGNHKIAHIPTKPFLSLCYLVLQVIDKIGPTMAVLRQDVSQNIKRLEVMHELNPSMNSNLVEILKSEATKGKARKRSSCSKAFLWLTRSLDFSSALLQSLENDPKKDLEQIIQECYDATLSPWHGWISSAAFRVAKKLVPDSKTLMDLLKEKDENCETLKEKMQILVSLLVPFLEDVHCILKIYNLDRIKST